The following coding sequences lie in one Microtus ochrogaster isolate Prairie Vole_2 chromosome 6, MicOch1.0, whole genome shotgun sequence genomic window:
- the Lrrc3b gene encoding leucine-rich repeat-containing protein 3B → MNLVDLWLSRSLSMCLLLQSFVLMILCFHSASMCPKGCLCSSSGGLNVTCSNANLKEIPRDLPPETVLLYLDSNQITSIPNEIFKDLHQLRVLNLSKNGIEFIDEHAFKGVAETLQTLDLSDNRIQSVHKNAFNNLKARARIANNPWHCDCTLQQVLRSMASNHETAHNVICKTSVLDEHAGRPFLNAANDADLCNLPKKTTDYAMLVTMFGWFTMVISYVVYYVRQNQEDARRHLEYLKSLPSRQKKADEPDDISTVV, encoded by the coding sequence ATGAATCTGGTCGACCTGTGGCTATCCCGTTCCCTCTCCATGTGTCTCCTCCTCCAGAGCTTTGTTCTGATGATACTGTGTTTTCATTCCGCCAGTATGTGTCCCAAAGGCTGCCTTTGCTCTTCCTCTGGTGGTTTAAATGTCACCTGTAGCAATGCAAACCTCAAGGAAATACCCAGAGATCTCCCTCCTGAAACAGTTTTGCTGTATCTGGACTCCAATCAGATCACATCGATCCCCAATGAGATTTTTAAGGACCTCCACCAACTGAGGGTTCTCAACCTGTCCAAAAACGGCATCGAGTTTATCGATGAGCATGCGTTCAAGGGAGTAGCAGAAACCTTGCAGACCCTCGACCTCTCGGACAACAGGATTCAAAGCGTGCACAAAAATGCCTTCAATAATCTGAAGGCTAGGGCCAGAATCGCCAACAACCCTTGGCACTGTGACTGCACCCTCCAGCAAGTTCTGAGGAGCATGGCATCCAATCACGAGACAGCACACAATGTAATTTGCAAGACCTCGGTGTTGGATGAGCATGCCGGGAGACCGTTCCTCAACGCTGCCAACGACGCTGACCTTTGTAACCTCCCGAAAAAGACGACTGACTATGCCATGCTCGTCACCATGTTTGGCTGGTTCACCATGGTGATCTCGTACGTGGTGTATTACGtgaggcagaatcaggaggacGCCCGGAGACACCTTGAATACTTGAAATCCCTGCCAAGCAGGCAAAAGAAGGCAGACGAGCCCGATGACATTAGCACTGTGGTATAA